One genomic segment of Pedobacter endophyticus includes these proteins:
- a CDS encoding mannose-1-phosphate guanylyltransferase, which translates to MNKDYYALIMAGGVGSRFWPVSRTEYPKQFIDFFGVGKTLIQSTYERFLKVCPPENIFIVTNEIYSDLIKEQLPDIGDNQILAEPLMRNTAPCIAYGSLKIYELNPNATIVVAPSDHTIANVDGFIASIEQSLDAASKNDCLITLGIKPNRPDTGYGYIQHTDYVLSTDNDLHKVKTFTEKPNLELAKSFLQSGDFLWNAGIFIWSAKSILASFEKHLPDMYEIFNVGRSELNKGGEKEFINNAYFQCTNISIDFGIMEKAENVYVLPADFGWSDLGTWASIYEMAEKDYVGNAVIPSEQVIMFDSSNCMVNVPKDKLVILNGLHDYIVVENNNMLMVCPRDDEQKVKEFVAEVKSRFGNKFI; encoded by the coding sequence ATGAATAAAGATTATTACGCACTTATTATGGCGGGCGGCGTTGGAAGCCGTTTTTGGCCAGTTAGTAGAACAGAGTATCCGAAACAGTTTATTGATTTCTTTGGTGTTGGAAAAACACTTATCCAGAGCACTTATGAGCGCTTTTTGAAGGTTTGCCCGCCAGAAAACATTTTTATAGTTACGAATGAAATTTATTCGGACCTGATAAAAGAGCAATTGCCGGACATCGGCGACAACCAGATTTTGGCAGAGCCGCTGATGAGAAATACAGCGCCATGTATTGCTTACGGAAGCTTAAAAATATATGAGCTGAACCCGAATGCCACTATTGTTGTTGCCCCTTCCGATCATACCATTGCCAATGTTGATGGTTTTATTGCCTCTATCGAACAATCGCTTGATGCGGCCTCGAAGAACGATTGCCTGATTACTTTAGGAATTAAACCAAACCGCCCCGATACAGGCTATGGCTACATTCAGCATACCGACTACGTGCTTTCTACTGATAACGACCTCCACAAAGTGAAAACTTTTACCGAGAAACCAAATTTGGAATTGGCCAAATCGTTTCTTCAAAGTGGCGATTTCTTATGGAACGCGGGGATTTTTATTTGGTCGGCAAAATCGATTTTAGCTTCTTTCGAAAAGCACCTTCCCGATATGTACGAAATTTTTAATGTCGGAAGATCAGAACTGAATAAGGGCGGCGAGAAAGAGTTTATCAACAACGCCTATTTTCAGTGTACAAACATTTCTATCGACTTCGGCATTATGGAAAAAGCGGAAAATGTTTACGTGCTGCCCGCCGATTTTGGTTGGAGTGACTTGGGCACCTGGGCCTCTATTTACGAAATGGCCGAAAAAGATTATGTGGGCAATGCGGTTATCCCATCAGAACAGGTGATTATGTTCGATTCGTCAAACTGCATGGTTAACGTACCGAAAGATAAGCTGGTTATTTTAAACGGCTTACACGATTATATTGTAGTTGAAAATAACAATATGTTGATGGTTTGCCCGAGAGATGACGAACAAAAAGTAAAAGAATTTGTGGCCGAAGTAAAATCGAGATTTGGCAACAAGTTTATTTAG
- a CDS encoding helix-turn-helix domain-containing protein has protein sequence MTANKLKTVSIDVLIDKHIGERGTERREAFENELKIDLLGQAIKQARQERNLTQEQLGEIVGVQKAQISKIENSVKNARFETILKVFDALGAKVSFNVELNNEKLAY, from the coding sequence ATGACAGCAAATAAACTTAAAACCGTTTCAATCGATGTTTTGATTGACAAGCATATAGGTGAGCGTGGCACCGAACGGCGTGAGGCGTTTGAGAACGAATTAAAAATTGACTTGTTAGGCCAAGCTATTAAACAGGCTAGACAAGAACGCAACTTAACTCAAGAACAATTAGGTGAAATTGTTGGTGTACAGAAGGCTCAAATCTCTAAAATTGAAAACAGTGTGAAAAATGCAAGGTTCGAAACCATTTTAAAGGTATTTGATGCGTTAGGGGCTAAAGTGAGCTTTAATGTAGAGTTAAATAATGAGAAATTGGCCTATTAA
- a CDS encoding type II toxin-antitoxin system RelE/ParE family toxin produces MKPNFEIELLPEAIEFLENLDSKAREKIYYNMKKAQFLSDSEIFKKLNDFIWEFRTLSNSKSYRLFSFWDKVNGNKTLVVATHGILKKTQKTPAKEIKKAEEIRNQYFDNKTNNR; encoded by the coding sequence ATGAAGCCGAATTTTGAGATAGAGTTATTGCCCGAAGCAATTGAGTTTTTAGAGAACCTTGATTCCAAAGCGAGAGAAAAGATTTACTACAATATGAAAAAGGCTCAGTTTTTAAGCGATAGTGAAATTTTCAAAAAATTGAACGACTTCATCTGGGAATTCCGAACGTTAAGCAACAGTAAGTCATACCGGCTTTTTTCGTTTTGGGATAAAGTAAATGGGAACAAAACTTTGGTAGTGGCGACGCACGGAATTTTGAAAAAAACCCAAAAAACGCCGGCAAAGGAAATTAAAAAAGCCGAAGAGATAAGAAATCAGTACTTCGATAATAAGACGAACAACAGATAG
- the rlmB gene encoding 23S rRNA (guanosine(2251)-2'-O)-methyltransferase RlmB — MDKFRRPQRAKENNEFVFGIRAVIEAVKAGRDIETIYQQRGLGGDLFLELKALLKDTLIPLNSVPVEKLNRMSTKNHQGVIAVISPITYQNIEDIVPSIFEKGEVPLILVLDSVTDVRNMGAIARTAACVGVHAIVVPLKNAAQINADAIKTSAGALFSIPICRHANLHKTCLFLQDSGLQLVACTEKTNDLIYAPDYTMPTAIIMGSEDEGISNDLLRIADHLAKIPMAGKIESLNVSVSAGVILYEAVRQRTV, encoded by the coding sequence ATGGATAAATTTAGAAGACCACAACGCGCAAAAGAGAACAATGAATTTGTATTTGGTATCAGAGCCGTTATTGAAGCGGTTAAAGCAGGTAGAGATATTGAAACAATTTATCAGCAACGCGGCCTGGGTGGCGATTTATTTCTTGAACTGAAAGCCCTTTTGAAAGACACGCTTATTCCGCTAAACTCGGTTCCGGTAGAAAAGCTGAACAGAATGTCGACAAAGAACCATCAAGGTGTAATTGCGGTAATTTCGCCGATAACCTATCAAAATATCGAAGACATTGTTCCCTCGATTTTCGAGAAAGGGGAGGTTCCGCTTATTTTGGTGCTGGATAGTGTAACTGATGTGCGCAACATGGGCGCTATTGCCCGTACGGCTGCATGCGTGGGTGTTCATGCCATTGTTGTTCCGCTTAAAAATGCTGCTCAAATTAACGCCGATGCAATTAAGACTTCCGCGGGGGCGCTGTTTAGTATTCCAATCTGCCGACACGCAAATCTCCATAAAACGTGTTTGTTCTTGCAAGACAGTGGATTGCAACTTGTGGCTTGTACCGAGAAAACAAATGATTTGATTTATGCACCCGATTACACGATGCCAACGGCTATCATTATGGGCTCGGAGGATGAGGGTATTTCGAACGATTTATTAAGAATTGCAGATCATTTGGCGAAAATACCGATGGCGGGCAAAATTGAATCGCTAAATGTTTCGGTTTCTGCAGGCGTAATCTTGTACGAAGCGGTAAGACAGCGTACGGTGTAG
- the dnaB gene encoding replicative DNA helicase: protein MSIDNEQGGKNSISARKARLNTTVNTMGKLPPQALDLEEAVLGALMLEKDALSAVIDILKPEVFYQEAHQKIFAAIHMLFEKSKPVDILTVTAELRQMGTLEMVGGAYYITNLTNRVASAANIEFHARIISQKYIQRELIRISTDIITNAYEDTTDIFDLLDHAEKGLFDIAQNNLRRDTQKMDDIIKQSLATLEELRTKTDGLTGVPTGFTGLDRITGGWQKQDLVIIAARPAMGKTAFVLTCARNATVDFQKPTVVFSLEMSSVQLVNRLISGEAEIEQEKIRKGNLQEWEWQQLHSKIGRLTEAPLLIDDTPALNIFEFRAKCRRLKSQYDIQLVIVDYLQLMHGKGEGGKGGGNREQEIGSISRALKSVAKELDVPVLALSQLSRAVESRPGLQGKRPMLSDLRESGSIEQDADMVLFLYRPEYYGITEDEQGRSQAGIGEVIIAKHRNGETGIVPLRFVGKFVKFTDLEEDFTAPSSFAAADPSAGMYPSQDFEKQSNVIIRPSKMDDYSDDEPPF from the coding sequence ATGAGTATTGATAATGAACAAGGCGGAAAAAACAGTATATCTGCCCGAAAAGCAAGATTAAACACCACAGTAAACACAATGGGTAAACTTCCGCCACAAGCGTTGGATTTGGAAGAAGCCGTTTTGGGTGCGTTAATGCTCGAAAAAGATGCACTTTCTGCGGTAATCGACATTTTAAAACCAGAGGTTTTTTATCAGGAGGCACACCAAAAAATCTTTGCTGCCATACACATGCTGTTCGAGAAATCGAAGCCCGTTGATATTTTAACGGTAACAGCCGAACTACGCCAAATGGGTACACTCGAAATGGTTGGCGGCGCTTATTATATTACTAACCTCACCAATCGTGTTGCTTCGGCAGCAAACATCGAATTTCATGCCCGTATCATTTCCCAAAAATATATTCAAAGGGAACTGATTAGAATTTCGACAGATATTATTACGAATGCCTACGAGGATACAACCGACATTTTCGATTTATTAGATCATGCCGAAAAAGGCTTATTTGATATTGCCCAAAATAACTTGCGTAGAGATACACAAAAGATGGATGATATCATCAAGCAATCGCTGGCCACGCTTGAAGAACTGAGAACAAAAACCGACGGTTTGACGGGTGTTCCCACTGGTTTTACAGGGCTCGATAGAATTACCGGGGGATGGCAAAAGCAGGATCTGGTAATTATTGCTGCCCGTCCGGCGATGGGAAAAACGGCTTTCGTACTCACCTGCGCCAGAAATGCAACGGTCGATTTCCAGAAGCCAACCGTGGTATTCTCGCTCGAGATGTCGTCTGTACAGTTGGTGAATCGTTTAATTTCTGGTGAAGCCGAAATTGAACAGGAAAAAATTAGGAAAGGCAATTTACAAGAGTGGGAATGGCAACAACTGCATAGCAAAATTGGGCGTTTAACTGAGGCTCCGCTGCTAATTGACGATACGCCAGCATTAAACATTTTCGAATTCAGGGCAAAATGCCGTCGTTTAAAGTCGCAATACGACATTCAATTGGTCATTGTCGATTACCTTCAACTGATGCACGGTAAAGGTGAAGGCGGTAAGGGCGGCGGAAACCGTGAGCAGGAAATTGGTAGTATTTCAAGAGCCTTAAAATCGGTAGCAAAAGAGCTTGATGTGCCTGTACTTGCCCTCTCGCAGTTAAGTCGTGCGGTAGAAAGCCGTCCTGGTTTGCAGGGTAAACGGCCAATGTTATCCGATTTGCGTGAATCGGGTTCAATTGAGCAGGATGCGGATATGGTTTTATTCCTTTACCGACCTGAATATTACGGCATTACTGAAGATGAGCAAGGCCGCTCGCAAGCTGGTATTGGCGAGGTAATTATTGCGAAGCACCGTAATGGTGAAACCGGGATTGTGCCGCTGCGTTTTGTGGGTAAGTTTGTAAAGTTTACCGATTTGGAAGAAGATTTTACCGCCCCGAGTTCGTTTGCAGCTGCCGATCCATCGGCGGGAATGTACCCCTCACAAGATTTCGAAAAACAAAGCAATGTGATCATCCGCCCATCTAAAATGGACGATTATAGCGACGATGAGCCGCCGTTTTAA